TCGCGCCCATCGGCTTTGCGAAGATCACCGAGAGCAGCCCGACCGGCCCCAGCCCCGACACGACCAGCACGTCACGGCCGCTCACGCCGAGGCGCACCAGTGGCGCGTAGGCCGTCCCGCCCTGGCAGGAGAGGATCGCACCGTCCAGGAACGAGAGGTGCTCCGGCAGCTTGATCAGGCAGTCCTGCTCGACGCGCATGTACTCGGTGTGGGAGCCGTCCTGCCCCTGGTGGCCGTAGGAGGCCCGCCGGTTGACGCAGACGTTGCGGCGGCCCGCCCGGCAGTAGAAGCAGTGCCCACAGGTGCGCCGGAAGTACGGCACGACGCGCTCGCCGACCTCCCAGCCGGACACGCCCGCGCCGATCTCCGAGATCACCCCGCACGGCTCATGTCCGGAGATGAAGCCCGGGTCCAGGTGCAGCGGCGTCGGGTGGCGGTACGGGTGCAGGTCGCTCCCGCAGATGCCGGTCGCCTTCATCTGAACGACCACTTCGCCCGGCTCGGGCTTCGGGACCGGCAGGTCCAGCACGTCCACCTGCCGCTCGCCAGAGGTTCGTAGCGCCTTCACAGTGGGATCTCCTTCGATCGGGCAATCGCGAGGCCTCGCCGCCCTGCCCTCCTGGCCCGGCCGAGGCGACCGTCTTATAGAAGCTGCCAGCGGCGCGCGTCCACGCCCGGGCGGCCCGGCAAAGGCTGGCGGCTCGGGGGCACTCCTACAACTTCGCTACCATCGTTCGGGGAGACGGGCAGCCCGCCCCGTGTGCGACGTATCCTAACGGCCAGCGAACCGCGTCTTCGCACCGCGTCAAGCTGCATCCTTCCTTGACAACTCGTGGCAGGCCGACGCCGACACGCCTCATGCTCCCAGGATCCTGGGCACAGCGACCGTGCCGCGTCCTCAAGAGGTGACACCGTGAGTGGACGACCGTTCCTCCAGATCCCCGGCCCGACGAATGTGCCGGACCGCGTGCTGCGTGCGATGGACCGTGCGGTCATCGACCATCGCGGCCCGGAGTTCGGGGCGCTGGTGCGCGGGCTGCTGCCGGATGTCGCGAAGCTCTTCAGGAGCGAGCAGGGCAAGGTGGTGCTGTACCCGGCCTCGGGGACAGGCGCCTGGGAAGCCGCGCTGGTCAACACGCTGGCGCCCGGGGATCGCGTCCTCTCGTTCAACAACGGCCACTTCAGCACCCTGTTCGCGGAAACCGCCCGCAACCTCGGCATCGAGGTGGACGAGGCGCCGCTGCGCTGGGGCCAGGGTGTCCCGGCGGACCTGGTCGAGGAGAAGCTGCGGGCGGACCGGGGCGGCAGCGGCGCGTACAAGGCCGTGCTGGTCGTCCACAACGAGACGTCCACAGGCGTGACCTCCGACGTGCAGGCGGTGCGGCAGGCGCTCGACGCCACCGGCCACGAGGCGCTGCTGATCGTGGACACCGTCAGCTCGCTGGCCAGCATCGACTTCCGCATGGACGAGTGGAAGGTCGACGTGACGCTGACCGGCAGCCAGAAGGGGCTGATGCTGCCGCCCGGCATGGCGCTGCTGTGCGTCGGGCCGCGCGCCCTGGCCGCCAGCGAGCACGGCGGGAGCCGCCGCAACTTCTGGGACTGGCGGCGGATCATCGCCGACAACGCGACCGGCTTCTACCCGTACACCCCGGCCACGCTCTTGCTGTTCGGCCTGCGCGAAGCCACCACGATGCTGCTGGAAGAGGGGCTGGACAACGTGTTCGGCCGGCATGCGCGCCTGGGCGGTGCGGTGCGGGCTGCCGTGGACGCCTGGGGCTTGAAGAATCTCTGCGAAGACCCGGCCCTGGTCTCGAACAGCCTGACGGCGGTCTGCACGCCGGACGGTATCGACTCGGCGGACGTGATGAAGATCGCCCGCGAGCGCTACGACCTCGCGCTGGGCGTCGGGCTGGGCCGGGTGCGCGGCAAGATCTTCCGCATCGGCCATCTCGGGTCGCTCAACGAGCTGGAAGTCCTCGGGACGCTCGCGGGCGTCGAGATGGCGCTCGCAGAGGCGGGCGTGCCGGTGGAGCTGGGCGCTGGTGTGGCGGCGGCCCAGCGGGCGTTCGTGGCCGGCCAGCAGGCCGTGGCGACCCCGGTGGCCGCCACGAGCCGATGAACGCAACCTCGCCGGTGCGCCTGGAGCTGGACCTGCTCGGCTCCGAGTACGGCAACATGCTCTCCTGCGTCCGCTGTGGGCAGTGCCTGACCTCCTGCCCGACGTACGTCCTGAGCGGGCGCGAGGCCGAGAGCCCGCGCGGCCGGGTGGCGATGGCCCGCGCCGTCCACGATGGCGTGCTGGAGCTGACCCCCGAGCTGTTGCAGCACGAGTCCAACTGCCTGATCTGCGACGCCTGCACGGCGGTCTGCCCGGCCGGCGTCCACATGGACCCGCTCCAGGTCGCCTTCCGCACGGCCGTCGAGCCGCGGACGAAGCGCGGCTGGCGCGAGCGGTTGATTCGGCACGTGGTGTTCCGCAAACTGTTCGCCAACATGGGCCTGTTCCGCCTGTTCGTGCTGGCGCTCTGGCTGTACCAGACGCTCGGGATTCAGAAGCTGGCGCGGGCGCTGGGGATCGTGCGGCTGCTGGGGATGCAGGCGGCCGAGGCGTTCTTGCCGACGGTCTCGCGGCCGTTCCTGGTGCCGAAGGGCGAGCGGTACGCCGCGGAGGTGGCCGCCGGCGGCGGGGCGACGCCTGCCGACGTCGCCCCGACCCCGACCCCGGTCTCGTTCTTCGCCGGCTGCGTGATGTCCACGGCGATGGCCGACATCGACCGCGCCACCATCCGCGTGCTGCAGCGTTCGGGCTGCGACGTGGTCAACACGGCCGGACAGGGCTGCTGCGGCGCGCTCAACGCCCACAGCGGCGACCTTGAGGGCGCGAAGCTGATGGCGCGCGCCAACATCGAGGCGTTCGAGCGTGATGGGGACGCCGCCATCGTGATCAACTCGGCCGGCTGCGGCGCGATGCTCAAGGACTACGGCCACCACTTCCGCGACGATCCAGCGTGGGCCGCCCGCGCGAAGGCGTTCAGCGCCCGCGTCAAGGACGTGACCGAGTTCCTGGCTGGCCGCACGCTGCCGATGCGCCACCCCCTGAACGTGGCGGTGACCTACCAGGAGCCCTGCCACCTCGCGCACGCCCAGCGGATCGTGCAGCCGCCCCGCAAGCTGCTCAACGCCATCCCCGGCCTGGAGCTGCGCGAGATGGCCGAGAGCACGCTCTGCTGCGGCAGCGCCGGCGTCTACAACCTCACCAACCCGAACGAGTCGCGCCAGCTTCAGCAGCGCAAGCTCGATCATGCTGCCGCCACACAGGCCGAGGTCATCGTGACGGCCAATCCTGGCTGCCTCATTCAGCTCCAGAGCGGCCTGGCCGAGCGGAGAGCCAACACGCGGGTCAGGCACCTCGTCGAACTGCTCGACGAGGCAACCGCGCCGTAGCCGCTCGGCATGCTGTGCACCGTACGCGGTTGGCGGACCGCCACATACGACCGGAGGGGAGGCTGTCCCTCATGCCAGCCGTAGCGAATACCCGCGTGCCTGGTCGGACTGCCCTTCAGGGGTGGCTGGCCTGGGTCACGGCCACCGTTGGTGGCGCCAGCCTGGGCATGGTGCTCGGCGCGATTGGCGGCTGGCTGATGATGCTGCCGTTTCTGCTGGTGCCGCCCACGCCCGCCTCGACCAGCCTGATCCCGACCATCGCCCAGTGGCTGAGCAGCACGGTGGTGCTGGCGTTCGTGGCGGCGGGGATCGCGACCGGTCAGGCCATCGTCCTGGAGGTCTGGCTCGGCAGGCGCATTCGCACGCCCTGGATCGTCGCCACGACGGCTGCCTGGCTGGTCGGCGCGCTGGTGACGGGGGCCATCCAGAACTGGCTGCCGGGTATCCTGGCGTTCCTGTTTCTCAAGTTGATCTTCGGTGCGATTGTCGGCGCGGGGCAGCTGGCGGCGTTGAGGCGCGAGCTGCCGGTGTCGAGCCTCTGGATCGCCGTCAGCGCCGTGAGCCTGATGGTGGCCGAGTCGCTCTCGCTGACGGGGATGACCCTCTCGATTCTGATGGTGCCGGCCAGCGCCCTGATCTACGGTGCGCTGAGCGGACCGGGGATCGTCTGGACGGTGCTGGGGCAGCTCCAGGCGCCGGGCGCCGATCTGCCGGTCCCGACGGCATCGACGACGTTCTCGGCGACGGACCTGACGACCTGACACCCTGAAGTCGACCACCTGACACCCTGAAGTCGACCACCTGACACCCTGAAGCCTGGGAGGGGACGCGATGGCGACCAACGGACGCGCGAACGGCCATGCGAGCGGCGCGGCAGGGCGGCCTGACCGTGCGAAGCTCGCGGCCGACCTGCGCGCGCTGCTGAAGCACTCGGACGTGCTCGACCAGCCGGCCGAGCTGCAGACCTACGGCTACGACGCCTCGTTCCTGACCCAGCTCAACCCGATCCCGCCCGACGTGGCGGTCATCGCGCGGGCTGCCGAGGACGTGGCGGCCGTCATGCGCTACGCCGATCAGCACGCGGTCCCGGTGACGCCGCGCGGCGCGGCCAGCGGGCAGACGGCGGCCTCGGTGGCGGTCGAGGGCGGCATCGTGCTGGCGATGAACGCCATGAATCGGGTGCTTGAGGTCGATCTGCCCAACATGCAGGTGATCTGCGAGCCGGGCGTCGTCCACGCAAAGCTCAACGACCAGTTGGCGAAGCACCGGTTGATCTTCCCGCCGGACCCTGGCTCCTCGCGGATGGCGACGGTCGGCGGGATGGCCTCCACCAACGCCCACGGCATGCGCGCCGTCAAGTACGGCCCGACGGCTGCCTGGGTACTGGGCCTCGACATCGTGATGCCGAACGGGGAGATCATCGAGACCGGCTCGGTCGGCTCCCGTGCGAAGCAGTCGTCGGCCGGCCTGGAGCTGACGAAGCTGATCGTCGGGGCTGAGGGCGTCCTCGGCGTCATCACGAAGCTGCGGCTCAAGCTGATGCCGATCCCGCCCGCCAAGGCCATCGTGATGGCCGTCTTCGACGTGCTGGAGAACGCCGGGCAGGCCGTCCAGGTGGTGTTCGGCGGCGGCATCAGCCCGTCAGCGGTCGAGATCCTCGACGAGCGCAGCATCCAGGCAGTCAACATCTACCGTCCGGCGATGGGTCTCCCGAACTGCGAGGCCGTGATCCTCTTCGAGGTGGATGGCAACCCGCCGGGCGTGCGCTGGGACGCCGAGAAGATCACCGAGCTGGTGCGGCCGCTGGCGCGCAGCGTGGACTGGTCAGATGAGCCGAAGCGGATCGCGGCGCTCTGGGAGGCGCGCTCGGTGGTGGGCGCAGCGGTCGGCGTGCTGCGGCCGGGCTCGAACCGGGCCTACTGTGGCGAGGATCTGTGCGTGCCGGTCGGCCGCATCCCCGAGACGCTCCGCGCGATCCAGGACATCAGCAAGCGGCACAACATCCCGATTGCTACCTACGGGCACATCGGCGGCGGTGGGCTGCACCCGGGCCACCTGATCGATGGGCGCGACGCCGACGAGGTCCGGCGCGTGCTGCTGGTGGCGGACGAGATCCACGAGCTAGCGCTCAAGATGGGCGGCACGACGACTGGCGAGCACGGCGTCGGGGTGGCGCGTGCGCCCTACATGGCCCGCGAGCATGGCCCGGCCCTCGACGTGATGAAGCGGATCAAGCAGGCCGTCGATCCGAAGGGGATCATGAACCCGGGCAAGATCTTCGGGGACACGCCGTGGCCGTTCACGGCGGCGCCAGCACCCGGCGTGCCGGTCGGGATGCCGGCCGGCCTGGACGTGGACCACGGGTAGTGGGTCGAGGGGCGAGGATCGTAGGTCGTAGGGCAAGATACCCACGATCCATGATCCGCGACCCATGATCCACGACCCATGATCCACGACCCATGCGTCAGAGGCTCATCCGGAGGCGGGTGCGTCGGCCGTCGCGGCGCAGATCGAAGGCCACCGACTGGCCGGCCTGCAACTGCGCGAGCGCGTTCTCCAGATCGGCACCGGAGCGCACCGGCCGTCCGTTGATCTCGGTCACGAGGTCGCCGACGCGGACGCCGGCTGCCTCGGCGGGCAGGCCTGGGCGCACCGCGTCGACCAGCGCGCCGCCAGAGCCGTCCTTGACGCGCAGTCCGATCTTCGGGGCGGGCGGCGGCGGGGGCGCGTCCTCGGCAGGGGCAGCGTAGCGCGTCGCCAACTGCTCCAGGCGCGGCCGGTCAAACCCGACGATCACCTCGCTGCCGGCCGTGATGACCGGCACCCCCATCTGGCCGGTCCGCTGCATGATCTCGCGCGCGGCGACCGGGTCACGCTCGATATTCTTCTCCTGGAACGGGACGTTCTTCTGCTTCAGGAACTCCTTCGCCCGCACGCACCATGGGCAGGTATTGGTGGTGTAGACGGTAACGGTGTCAGCAGCAACCGTCATGATGGTGACCTCCTTTGGTGAGCGGCGCCAGCGGCCTGCTCACCTGATTGCAACAAGGATGAGGAGCGATTCGTTCCCGCTTCTCGGCGCTCGTCCAATAGAGTGTGGCTGGATCGAGCTTCTCGCGCCAGAGTGCTTCGAGCGCCGTCAGATCCGCGCGGATCTCGGCGTCTGTCTGCTCGGGGCGGATGTCCAGCACTTCGAGGATCTCCAGCGTGAACGCCTCGATGCCGTGCTGCCGGATGTCGGCGTTCAAGCGGTGATCGAGGCCGCCCGTCGTGCCGCTCTTGCCGGCGAATGTCATCTTGCTGCGGACGCTGTTCAGGTTCAACGCCGAGCCGAGCAACGACTTCCCGTTCGTGCCGTTGAGGATGCGGTAGACGCCCGCTTCGGGGTGCGACCGTTTGTATTCGGAGACCAGTTCTCTCCGACGCTCTCTGTCTGCCATGTTGTCCCTCCGTGGGTCGTGGGTCGTGGGTCGTGGGTCGTGGGTCGTGGGTCGTGGGTCGTGGGTCGTGGGTCGTGGAAATGATGTGAAAACATGCAAGCTTCAGTTGTCATCCTGAGCGCAGCGAAGGACCTCACCCGCTGACCGTCAAGGTTGGGAGATCCTTCACGTCGCTCGCAAGCTCGCTCGTTCAGGATGACAGACTCATTGCTGACCGCTGACGCAAATGTCGAGGGGCAGCAGGTGGGTGAGCGTGGACGGCCAGCGGGTGAGGTCCTTCGCTGCGCTCAGGATGACATGGGGAGTTGCGTGCTTGCTATGATGCAGCGGCGCACATCAGCTGCCACGATCTACCACCCACGACCCACGACCCCCT
This Chloroflexota bacterium DNA region includes the following protein-coding sequences:
- a CDS encoding 4Fe-4S dicluster domain-containing protein, which produces MNATSPVRLELDLLGSEYGNMLSCVRCGQCLTSCPTYVLSGREAESPRGRVAMARAVHDGVLELTPELLQHESNCLICDACTAVCPAGVHMDPLQVAFRTAVEPRTKRGWRERLIRHVVFRKLFANMGLFRLFVLALWLYQTLGIQKLARALGIVRLLGMQAAEAFLPTVSRPFLVPKGERYAAEVAAGGGATPADVAPTPTPVSFFAGCVMSTAMADIDRATIRVLQRSGCDVVNTAGQGCCGALNAHSGDLEGAKLMARANIEAFERDGDAAIVINSAGCGAMLKDYGHHFRDDPAWAARAKAFSARVKDVTEFLAGRTLPMRHPLNVAVTYQEPCHLAHAQRIVQPPRKLLNAIPGLELREMAESTLCCGSAGVYNLTNPNESRQLQQRKLDHAAATQAEVIVTANPGCLIQLQSGLAERRANTRVRHLVELLDEATAP
- a CDS encoding aminotransferase class V-fold PLP-dependent enzyme → MSGRPFLQIPGPTNVPDRVLRAMDRAVIDHRGPEFGALVRGLLPDVAKLFRSEQGKVVLYPASGTGAWEAALVNTLAPGDRVLSFNNGHFSTLFAETARNLGIEVDEAPLRWGQGVPADLVEEKLRADRGGSGAYKAVLVVHNETSTGVTSDVQAVRQALDATGHEALLIVDTVSSLASIDFRMDEWKVDVTLTGSQKGLMLPPGMALLCVGPRALAASEHGGSRRNFWDWRRIIADNATGFYPYTPATLLLFGLREATTMLLEEGLDNVFGRHARLGGAVRAAVDAWGLKNLCEDPALVSNSLTAVCTPDGIDSADVMKIARERYDLALGVGLGRVRGKIFRIGHLGSLNELEVLGTLAGVEMALAEAGVPVELGAGVAAAQRAFVAGQQAVATPVAATSR
- a CDS encoding FAD-binding oxidoreductase; the encoded protein is MATNGRANGHASGAAGRPDRAKLAADLRALLKHSDVLDQPAELQTYGYDASFLTQLNPIPPDVAVIARAAEDVAAVMRYADQHAVPVTPRGAASGQTAASVAVEGGIVLAMNAMNRVLEVDLPNMQVICEPGVVHAKLNDQLAKHRLIFPPDPGSSRMATVGGMASTNAHGMRAVKYGPTAAWVLGLDIVMPNGEIIETGSVGSRAKQSSAGLELTKLIVGAEGVLGVITKLRLKLMPIPPAKAIVMAVFDVLENAGQAVQVVFGGGISPSAVEILDERSIQAVNIYRPAMGLPNCEAVILFEVDGNPPGVRWDAEKITELVRPLARSVDWSDEPKRIAALWEARSVVGAAVGVLRPGSNRAYCGEDLCVPVGRIPETLRAIQDISKRHNIPIATYGHIGGGGLHPGHLIDGRDADEVRRVLLVADEIHELALKMGGTTTGEHGVGVARAPYMAREHGPALDVMKRIKQAVDPKGIMNPGKIFGDTPWPFTAAPAPGVPVGMPAGLDVDHG
- a CDS encoding GIY-YIG nuclease family protein — translated: MADRERRRELVSEYKRSHPEAGVYRILNGTNGKSLLGSALNLNSVRSKMTFAGKSGTTGGLDHRLNADIRQHGIEAFTLEILEVLDIRPEQTDAEIRADLTALEALWREKLDPATLYWTSAEKRERIAPHPCCNQVSRPLAPLTKGGHHHDGCC
- a CDS encoding PDZ domain-containing protein is translated as MTVAADTVTVYTTNTCPWCVRAKEFLKQKNVPFQEKNIERDPVAAREIMQRTGQMGVPVITAGSEVIVGFDRPRLEQLATRYAAPAEDAPPPPPAPKIGLRVKDGSGGALVDAVRPGLPAEAAGVRVGDLVTEINGRPVRSGADLENALAQLQAGQSVAFDLRRDGRRTRLRMSL
- a CDS encoding alcohol dehydrogenase catalytic domain-containing protein: MKALRTSGERQVDVLDLPVPKPEPGEVVVQMKATGICGSDLHPYRHPTPLHLDPGFISGHEPCGVISEIGAGVSGWEVGERVVPYFRRTCGHCFYCRAGRRNVCVNRRASYGHQGQDGSHTEYMRVEQDCLIKLPEHLSFLDGAILSCQGGTAYAPLVRLGVSGRDVLVVSGLGPVGLLSVIFAKPMGATIVGVDPSPGRRALAEKLGAVVTLDPTAGDVGEQLRAVFPDGADKLTETSGATPAHMAMGEMVKPLGTIAIVGLGNPTFQMPMFRLAMKELTVFGSSIYPNFQFTEMTDFIKRHNVDLSSIVSHQFPLEDGPEAYRIAADANSGKVCFTFN